From one Papio anubis isolate 15944 chromosome 12, Panubis1.0, whole genome shotgun sequence genomic stretch:
- the RELT gene encoding tumor necrosis factor receptor superfamily member 19L isoform X3 encodes MPATTRGLRMKPSLLCRPLSCFLMLLPWPLATLTSTTLWQCPPGEEPDLNPGQGTLCRPCPPGTFSATWGSSPCQPHARCSLQRRLEAQVGTATQDTLCGDCWPGWFGPWGIPRVPCQPCSWAPLGIHGCDEWGRRARRGVEVAAGASSGGETRQPGNGTRAGGPEETAAQYAVIAIVPVFCLMGLLGILVCNLLKRKGYHCTAHKEVGPGPGGGGSGINPAYRTEDVNEDTIGVLVRLITEKKENAAALEELLKEYHSKQLVQTSHRPVSKFRVARIPEQRTSSMVSEVKTITEAGPSAGDLPDSPQPGLPAEQQALLGSGGSHTKWLKPPAENKTEENRYVVRLSESNLVI; translated from the exons AT GCCAGCGACCACCAGGGGTCTCAGGATGAAGCCAAGTCTGCTGTGCCGGCCCCTGTCCTGCTTCCTTATG CTGCTGCCCTGGCCTCTGGCCACCCTGACATCAACAACCCTTTGGCAGTGCCCACCTGGAGAGGAGCCTGACCTG AACCCAGGTCAGGGCACATTATGCAGGCCCTGCCCCCCAGGCACCTTCTCAGCTACATGGGGCTCCAGCCCATGTCAGCCCCATGCCCGCTGCAGCCTTCAGAGGAGgctggaggcccaggtgggcacgGCAACTCAAGATACACTCTGTGGAGACTGCTGGCCTGG GTGGTTTGGGCCTTGGGGGATTCCCCGTGTTCCATGTCAACCGTGTTCCTGGGCACCTCTGGGTATTCACGGCTGTGATG AGTGGGGTCGGCGGGCCCGACGTGGCGTGGAGGTGGCAGCAGGGGCCAGCAGCGGTGGTGAGACACGGCAGCCTGGGAATGGCACCCGGGCAGGTGGCCCAGAGGAGACGGCCGCCCAGTACGCGGTCATCGCCATCGTGCCTGTCTTCTGCCTCATGGGGCTGTTGGGCATCCTGGTGTGCAACCTCCTCAAGCGGAAGGGCTACCACTGCACGGCGCACAAGGAGGTCGGGCCcggccctggaggtggaggcagtg GAATCAACCCTGCCTACCGGACTGAGGATGTCAATGAGGACACCATTGGGGTCCTGGTGCGCCTGATCACAGAGAAGAAAG AGAATGCTGCGGCCCTGGAGGAGCTGCTGAAAGAGTACCACAGCAAACAGCTGGTGCAGACGAGCCACAGGCCTGTGTCCAA GTTCCGCGTGGCTCGAATTCCTGAGCAACGGACAAGTTCAATGGTGTCTGAGGTGAAGACCATCACGGAGGCTGGGCCCTCGGCGGGTGATCTCCCTGACTCCCCACAACCTGGCCTCCCCGCTGAGCAGCAGGCACTGCTAGGAAGTGGCGGAAGCCATACGAAGTGGCTGAAGCCCCCAGCAGAGAACAAGACCGAG GAGAACCGCTACGTGGTCCGCCTAAGTGAGAGCAACCTGGTCATCTGA
- the RELT gene encoding tumor necrosis factor receptor superfamily member 19L isoform X2: protein MKPSLLCRPLSCFLMLLPWPLATLTSTTLWQCPPGEEPDLNPGQGTLCRPCPPGTFSATWGSSPCQPHARCSLQRRLEAQVGTATQDTLCGDCWPGWFGPWGIPRVPCQPCSWAPLGIHGCDEWGRRARRGVEVAAGASSGGETRQPGNGTRAGGPEETAAQYAVIAIVPVFCLMGLLGILVCNLLKRKGYHCTAHKEVGPGPGGGGSGINPAYRTEDVNEDTIGVLVRLITEKKENAAALEELLKEYHSKQLVQTSHRPVSKLPPAPPNVPHICPHRHHLHTVQGLASLSGPCCSRCSQKKWPEVLLSPEAVAATTSAPSFLPNPTRVPKAGAKAGRQGEITILSVGRFRVARIPEQRTSSMVSEVKTITEAGPSAGDLPDSPQPGLPAEQQALLGSGGSHTKWLKPPAENKTEENRYVVRLSESNLVI from the exons ATGAAGCCAAGTCTGCTGTGCCGGCCCCTGTCCTGCTTCCTTATG CTGCTGCCCTGGCCTCTGGCCACCCTGACATCAACAACCCTTTGGCAGTGCCCACCTGGAGAGGAGCCTGACCTG AACCCAGGTCAGGGCACATTATGCAGGCCCTGCCCCCCAGGCACCTTCTCAGCTACATGGGGCTCCAGCCCATGTCAGCCCCATGCCCGCTGCAGCCTTCAGAGGAGgctggaggcccaggtgggcacgGCAACTCAAGATACACTCTGTGGAGACTGCTGGCCTGG GTGGTTTGGGCCTTGGGGGATTCCCCGTGTTCCATGTCAACCGTGTTCCTGGGCACCTCTGGGTATTCACGGCTGTGATG AGTGGGGTCGGCGGGCCCGACGTGGCGTGGAGGTGGCAGCAGGGGCCAGCAGCGGTGGTGAGACACGGCAGCCTGGGAATGGCACCCGGGCAGGTGGCCCAGAGGAGACGGCCGCCCAGTACGCGGTCATCGCCATCGTGCCTGTCTTCTGCCTCATGGGGCTGTTGGGCATCCTGGTGTGCAACCTCCTCAAGCGGAAGGGCTACCACTGCACGGCGCACAAGGAGGTCGGGCCcggccctggaggtggaggcagtg GAATCAACCCTGCCTACCGGACTGAGGATGTCAATGAGGACACCATTGGGGTCCTGGTGCGCCTGATCACAGAGAAGAAAG AGAATGCTGCGGCCCTGGAGGAGCTGCTGAAAGAGTACCACAGCAAACAGCTGGTGCAGACGAGCCACAGGCCTGTGTCCAA GCTGCCGCCAGCGCCCCCGAACGTGCCGCACATCTGCCCGCACCGCCACCACCTCCACACCGTGCAGGGCCTGGCCTCGCTCTCTGGCCCCTGCTGCTCCCGTTGTAGCCAGAAGAAGTGGCCTGAGGTGCTGCTGTCCCCTGAGGCTGTAGCTGCCACTACTTCTGCTCCCAGCTTTCTGCCTAACCCGACCAGGGTTCCCAAGGCCGGGGCCAAGGCAGGGCGCCAGGGCGAGATCACCATCTTATCTGTGGGCAG GTTCCGCGTGGCTCGAATTCCTGAGCAACGGACAAGTTCAATGGTGTCTGAGGTGAAGACCATCACGGAGGCTGGGCCCTCGGCGGGTGATCTCCCTGACTCCCCACAACCTGGCCTCCCCGCTGAGCAGCAGGCACTGCTAGGAAGTGGCGGAAGCCATACGAAGTGGCTGAAGCCCCCAGCAGAGAACAAGACCGAG GAGAACCGCTACGTGGTCCGCCTAAGTGAGAGCAACCTGGTCATCTGA
- the RELT gene encoding tumor necrosis factor receptor superfamily member 19L isoform X4, whose protein sequence is MPATTRGLRMKPSLLCRPLSCFLMLLPWPLATLTSTTLWQCPPGEEPDLNPGQGTLCRPCPPGTFSATWGSSPCQPHARCSLQRRLEAQVGTATQDTLCGDCWPGWFGPWGIPRVPCQPCSWAPLGIHGCDGINPAYRTEDVNEDTIGVLVRLITEKKENAAALEELLKEYHSKQLVQTSHRPVSKLPPAPPNVPHICPHRHHLHTVQGLASLSGPCCSRCSQKKWPEVLLSPEAVAATTSAPSFLPNPTRVPKAGAKAGRQGEITILSVGRFRVARIPEQRTSSMVSEVKTITEAGPSAGDLPDSPQPGLPAEQQALLGSGGSHTKWLKPPAENKTEENRYVVRLSESNLVI, encoded by the exons AT GCCAGCGACCACCAGGGGTCTCAGGATGAAGCCAAGTCTGCTGTGCCGGCCCCTGTCCTGCTTCCTTATG CTGCTGCCCTGGCCTCTGGCCACCCTGACATCAACAACCCTTTGGCAGTGCCCACCTGGAGAGGAGCCTGACCTG AACCCAGGTCAGGGCACATTATGCAGGCCCTGCCCCCCAGGCACCTTCTCAGCTACATGGGGCTCCAGCCCATGTCAGCCCCATGCCCGCTGCAGCCTTCAGAGGAGgctggaggcccaggtgggcacgGCAACTCAAGATACACTCTGTGGAGACTGCTGGCCTGG GTGGTTTGGGCCTTGGGGGATTCCCCGTGTTCCATGTCAACCGTGTTCCTGGGCACCTCTGGGTATTCACGGCTGTGATG GAATCAACCCTGCCTACCGGACTGAGGATGTCAATGAGGACACCATTGGGGTCCTGGTGCGCCTGATCACAGAGAAGAAAG AGAATGCTGCGGCCCTGGAGGAGCTGCTGAAAGAGTACCACAGCAAACAGCTGGTGCAGACGAGCCACAGGCCTGTGTCCAA GCTGCCGCCAGCGCCCCCGAACGTGCCGCACATCTGCCCGCACCGCCACCACCTCCACACCGTGCAGGGCCTGGCCTCGCTCTCTGGCCCCTGCTGCTCCCGTTGTAGCCAGAAGAAGTGGCCTGAGGTGCTGCTGTCCCCTGAGGCTGTAGCTGCCACTACTTCTGCTCCCAGCTTTCTGCCTAACCCGACCAGGGTTCCCAAGGCCGGGGCCAAGGCAGGGCGCCAGGGCGAGATCACCATCTTATCTGTGGGCAG GTTCCGCGTGGCTCGAATTCCTGAGCAACGGACAAGTTCAATGGTGTCTGAGGTGAAGACCATCACGGAGGCTGGGCCCTCGGCGGGTGATCTCCCTGACTCCCCACAACCTGGCCTCCCCGCTGAGCAGCAGGCACTGCTAGGAAGTGGCGGAAGCCATACGAAGTGGCTGAAGCCCCCAGCAGAGAACAAGACCGAG GAGAACCGCTACGTGGTCCGCCTAAGTGAGAGCAACCTGGTCATCTGA
- the RELT gene encoding tumor necrosis factor receptor superfamily member 19L isoform X1 produces the protein MPATTRGLRMKPSLLCRPLSCFLMLLPWPLATLTSTTLWQCPPGEEPDLNPGQGTLCRPCPPGTFSATWGSSPCQPHARCSLQRRLEAQVGTATQDTLCGDCWPGWFGPWGIPRVPCQPCSWAPLGIHGCDEWGRRARRGVEVAAGASSGGETRQPGNGTRAGGPEETAAQYAVIAIVPVFCLMGLLGILVCNLLKRKGYHCTAHKEVGPGPGGGGSGINPAYRTEDVNEDTIGVLVRLITEKKENAAALEELLKEYHSKQLVQTSHRPVSKLPPAPPNVPHICPHRHHLHTVQGLASLSGPCCSRCSQKKWPEVLLSPEAVAATTSAPSFLPNPTRVPKAGAKAGRQGEITILSVGRFRVARIPEQRTSSMVSEVKTITEAGPSAGDLPDSPQPGLPAEQQALLGSGGSHTKWLKPPAENKTEENRYVVRLSESNLVI, from the exons AT GCCAGCGACCACCAGGGGTCTCAGGATGAAGCCAAGTCTGCTGTGCCGGCCCCTGTCCTGCTTCCTTATG CTGCTGCCCTGGCCTCTGGCCACCCTGACATCAACAACCCTTTGGCAGTGCCCACCTGGAGAGGAGCCTGACCTG AACCCAGGTCAGGGCACATTATGCAGGCCCTGCCCCCCAGGCACCTTCTCAGCTACATGGGGCTCCAGCCCATGTCAGCCCCATGCCCGCTGCAGCCTTCAGAGGAGgctggaggcccaggtgggcacgGCAACTCAAGATACACTCTGTGGAGACTGCTGGCCTGG GTGGTTTGGGCCTTGGGGGATTCCCCGTGTTCCATGTCAACCGTGTTCCTGGGCACCTCTGGGTATTCACGGCTGTGATG AGTGGGGTCGGCGGGCCCGACGTGGCGTGGAGGTGGCAGCAGGGGCCAGCAGCGGTGGTGAGACACGGCAGCCTGGGAATGGCACCCGGGCAGGTGGCCCAGAGGAGACGGCCGCCCAGTACGCGGTCATCGCCATCGTGCCTGTCTTCTGCCTCATGGGGCTGTTGGGCATCCTGGTGTGCAACCTCCTCAAGCGGAAGGGCTACCACTGCACGGCGCACAAGGAGGTCGGGCCcggccctggaggtggaggcagtg GAATCAACCCTGCCTACCGGACTGAGGATGTCAATGAGGACACCATTGGGGTCCTGGTGCGCCTGATCACAGAGAAGAAAG AGAATGCTGCGGCCCTGGAGGAGCTGCTGAAAGAGTACCACAGCAAACAGCTGGTGCAGACGAGCCACAGGCCTGTGTCCAA GCTGCCGCCAGCGCCCCCGAACGTGCCGCACATCTGCCCGCACCGCCACCACCTCCACACCGTGCAGGGCCTGGCCTCGCTCTCTGGCCCCTGCTGCTCCCGTTGTAGCCAGAAGAAGTGGCCTGAGGTGCTGCTGTCCCCTGAGGCTGTAGCTGCCACTACTTCTGCTCCCAGCTTTCTGCCTAACCCGACCAGGGTTCCCAAGGCCGGGGCCAAGGCAGGGCGCCAGGGCGAGATCACCATCTTATCTGTGGGCAG GTTCCGCGTGGCTCGAATTCCTGAGCAACGGACAAGTTCAATGGTGTCTGAGGTGAAGACCATCACGGAGGCTGGGCCCTCGGCGGGTGATCTCCCTGACTCCCCACAACCTGGCCTCCCCGCTGAGCAGCAGGCACTGCTAGGAAGTGGCGGAAGCCATACGAAGTGGCTGAAGCCCCCAGCAGAGAACAAGACCGAG GAGAACCGCTACGTGGTCCGCCTAAGTGAGAGCAACCTGGTCATCTGA